A single window of Podarcis raffonei isolate rPodRaf1 chromosome 9, rPodRaf1.pri, whole genome shotgun sequence DNA harbors:
- the PCGF1 gene encoding polycomb group RING finger protein 1 isoform X2, whose product MASPPQGGPMAIAMRLRNQLQAVYKMDPLRNEEEVRVKMKELNEHIVCFLCAGYFIDATTITECLHTCEEKRIREFYQSRGLERVSQPSNEDSASDRVGLPYTTFDHSRAHYYRFDEHVLLCLEKQSSGKEKNKHILQHKYVRCSVRAQIRHLRRVLCCRLEVALQHVQILFNNEVLPDHMTLKQLWLSRWFGKPAPLLLNYSVKEKRR is encoded by the exons ATGGCGTCTCCTCCTCAGGGGGGCCCGATGGCCATCGCGATGCGGCTCCGCAACCAGCTCCAGGCCGTCTACAAGATGGACCCGCTCCGCAACGAG GAGGAGGTGAGGGTGAAGATGAAGGAGCTGAACGAGCACATTGTCTGCTTCCTTTGCGCCGGATACTTTATCGATGCCACGACCATCACCGAATGCCTGCACACCT gCGAGGAGAAGAGGATCCGTGAGTTCTACCAATCCCGCGGCCTGGAGCGTGTCAGCCAACCCAGCAACGAAG actcaGCCTCTGACCGTGTGGGCCTGCCCTACACCACCTTTGACCACTCGCGGGCCCATTATTACCGCTTTGACGAGCACGTCTTGCTGTGCCTGGAGAAACAGAG ttctgggaaagagaagaacaAGCACATCCTGCAG cacAAATACGTTCGCTGCTCGGTACGGGCCCAGATCCGCCACCTCCGCCGGGTTCTGTGCTGCCGATTAGAGGTGGCGCTACAACAC GTGCAGATCCTCTTCAACAACGAGGTGCTCCCCgaccacatgaccctgaagcagCTCTGGCTTTCTCGCTGGTTTGGCAAG CCGGCGCCTCTGCTGCTCAACTACAGcgtgaaggagaagaggaggtag
- the PCGF1 gene encoding polycomb group RING finger protein 1 isoform X1: MASPPQGGPMAIAMRLRNQLQAVYKMDPLRNEEEVRVKMKELNEHIVCFLCAGYFIDATTITECLHTFCKSCIVKYLQTSKYCPMCSTKIHETQPLLNLKLDRVMQDIVYKLVPGLQESEEKRIREFYQSRGLERVSQPSNEDSASDRVGLPYTTFDHSRAHYYRFDEHVLLCLEKQSSGKEKNKHILQHKYVRCSVRAQIRHLRRVLCCRLEVALQHVQILFNNEVLPDHMTLKQLWLSRWFGKPAPLLLNYSVKEKRR; the protein is encoded by the exons ATGGCGTCTCCTCCTCAGGGGGGCCCGATGGCCATCGCGATGCGGCTCCGCAACCAGCTCCAGGCCGTCTACAAGATGGACCCGCTCCGCAACGAG GAGGAGGTGAGGGTGAAGATGAAGGAGCTGAACGAGCACATTGTCTGCTTCCTTTGCGCCGGATACTTTATCGATGCCACGACCATCACCGAATGCCTGCACACCT tcTGCAAGAGCTGCATTGTGAAGTACCTGCAGACCAGCAAGTACTGCCCCATGTGCAGCACCAAGATCCACGAGACGCAGCCCCTGCTCAACCTCAAGCTGGACCGCGTCATGCAGGACATCGTCTATAAGCTGGTGCCGGGCCTGCAGGAGA gCGAGGAGAAGAGGATCCGTGAGTTCTACCAATCCCGCGGCCTGGAGCGTGTCAGCCAACCCAGCAACGAAG actcaGCCTCTGACCGTGTGGGCCTGCCCTACACCACCTTTGACCACTCGCGGGCCCATTATTACCGCTTTGACGAGCACGTCTTGCTGTGCCTGGAGAAACAGAG ttctgggaaagagaagaacaAGCACATCCTGCAG cacAAATACGTTCGCTGCTCGGTACGGGCCCAGATCCGCCACCTCCGCCGGGTTCTGTGCTGCCGATTAGAGGTGGCGCTACAACAC GTGCAGATCCTCTTCAACAACGAGGTGCTCCCCgaccacatgaccctgaagcagCTCTGGCTTTCTCGCTGGTTTGGCAAG CCGGCGCCTCTGCTGCTCAACTACAGcgtgaaggagaagaggaggtag